The following coding sequences are from one Arcobacter nitrofigilis DSM 7299 window:
- a CDS encoding YitT family protein — protein sequence MNTFFSIHELKNYAYIIIGSIFLALAVVGFFAPSELITGGTAGLALLIHYITSLTIGTIIVLINFPLILLGIKFLGKMFAVRTIITILLISIFIDFLTQVVHLKPFIVDNALGAIFGGIFVGIGLAFIIKGESTAGGSTILAKIISSKTEMKPGQVILIIDFMIIFSSLFILEDTGKVLWSIISIYITAKVIDVMLTGNLNKKVVYLVTQKTDLFKELIRNELGPQGTIIRGDGLFDNEDKKMILIVVKVDKLQKLRELVKKNDPDGFLIITEATEMLGRGH from the coding sequence ATGAACACTTTTTTTTCAATACATGAACTTAAAAACTATGCCTATATAATAATAGGCTCTATTTTTTTAGCACTTGCTGTTGTTGGTTTTTTTGCACCTAGTGAACTTATTACAGGAGGAACTGCTGGACTTGCCTTATTGATTCACTATATTACAAGTTTAACCATTGGTACAATAATTGTGTTAATTAACTTTCCTCTAATCTTACTGGGTATTAAATTCCTTGGAAAAATGTTTGCTGTTCGAACTATTATTACTATTCTTTTAATATCAATATTTATTGACTTTCTAACTCAAGTAGTTCATTTAAAACCTTTTATTGTAGATAATGCTTTAGGTGCTATTTTTGGAGGTATTTTTGTTGGTATTGGATTAGCTTTTATTATAAAAGGAGAATCAACAGCTGGTGGTTCAACCATCTTAGCAAAAATAATTTCATCAAAAACAGAAATGAAACCTGGACAAGTTATTTTAATAATTGACTTTATGATTATCTTCTCATCACTTTTTATTCTTGAAGATACGGGAAAAGTATTATGGAGTATTATAAGTATTTATATTACAGCAAAAGTTATTGATGTAATGCTAACTGGTAATCTTAATAAAAAAGTTGTCTATTTAGTTACTCAAAAAACAGATCTTTTTAAAGAATTAATTAGAAATGAATTAGGACCACAAGGAACTATAATAAGAGGTGATGGTCTTTTTGATAATGAAGATAAAAAAATGATTTTGATAGTTGTAAAAGTTGATAAACTGCAAAAACTAAGGGAACTTGTAAAAAAGAATGATCCAGATGGATTTTTAATCATCACAGAAGCTACAGAAATGCTAGGACGTGGACATTAA
- a CDS encoding DHCW motif cupin fold protein: MNNKNIPFQTIDWSKIPKTEHIGESGVAYWQTLQFEGLRVRIVEYSANYVADHWCEKGHIVYCLEGEVINEQKDGESSILKAGMSYIVSDELSSHRSVTKEGVKLLIIDGDFLKLKS; the protein is encoded by the coding sequence ATGAATAATAAAAATATTCCATTTCAAACAATTGATTGGTCAAAAATACCCAAAACAGAACATATAGGTGAATCAGGAGTTGCATATTGGCAAACTTTGCAATTTGAAGGATTAAGAGTAAGAATTGTGGAGTATTCAGCAAACTATGTGGCAGATCATTGGTGTGAAAAAGGTCATATTGTATATTGTTTAGAAGGTGAAGTTATTAATGAACAAAAAGATGGAGAAAGTTCTATTTTGAAAGCTGGTATGTCATACATAGTTTCTGATGAATTAAGTTCTCACCGCTCAGTTACAAAAGAGGGTGTAAAACTATTGATAATTGATGGAGATTTTTTGAAACTAAAAAGTTGA